In the genome of Phlebotomus papatasi isolate M1 chromosome 2, Ppap_2.1, whole genome shotgun sequence, one region contains:
- the LOC129801799 gene encoding deoxynucleotidyltransferase terminal-interacting protein 1, whose protein sequence is MTENSVLLSLKQRYMWGGMPCYPATHFDAANSALELLRLNVQEPFSKEVLGIVAKFREKYFLPAMKNIKENLGEHSITDEQIHRVCVALLVGAKDFLETKWNEEEENGQGESSAAGSGKSGPRKRKEMEIENLTPPKRSNTIPETTVGSTIRPQKTPKTEINFVLESQASKVFERERILAKHPELTNYQPDFQDREWLVSQKIIPSRNTPATLLLHEELLKLAEGRPEYRNSVKVGDLQILRLPEFMLKKINSGNGDLTKAQTLKPKSSLSSSHATLSALLAKQTDLSPEET, encoded by the exons ATGACTGAGAATAGTGTACTCTTGAGTCTGAAGCAGCGGTACATGTGGGGCGGAATGCCCTGCTATCCAGCTACTCACTTTGACGCCGCCAATAGTGCTCTGGAATTGTTGCGCCTCAATGTCCAGGAGCCTTTTAGTAAGGAAGTTTTGGGGATTGTGGCCAAATTTCGAGAGAAATATTTCTTGCCGGCCATGAAGAATATTAAAGAGAATCTTGGGGAACATTCAATCACCGATGAGCAG ATTCATAGAGTTTGTGTAGCTCTTCTGGTTGGAGCTAAGGATTTTCTGGAGACAAAGTGGAATGAGGAAGAGGAGAATGGTCAAGGGGAAAGTTCAGCAGCTGGTAGTGGGAAAAGTGGGCCAAGGAAGCGAAAGgaaatggaaattgaaaatttaacacCTCCCAAGCGTTCGAATACAATTCCAGAGACAACTGTAGGATCAACAATTCGGCCCCAGAAGACTCCAAAGacagaaataaattttgtattggAGTCACAGGCTAGCAAGGTGTTTGAGAGGGAGAGAATTTTGGCTAAGCATCCTGAATTGACAAACTATCAGCCAGATTTCCAGGATAGAGAATGGTTGGTGAGTCAGAAGATTATACCCAGTAGAAATACACCAGCAACTCTTCTGCTCCACGAAGAACTCCTAAAGCTTGCCGAAGGACGTCCAGAATACAGGAATTCAGTGAAAGTTGGTGATTTGCAGATATTGAGACTTCCGGAATTTatgcttaaaaaaatcaattcaggAAATGGAGATTTGACCAAGGCACAAACCCTGAAGCCCAAGAGCTCACTTAGCTCATCCCATGCCACTCTCTCTGCCCTTCTGGCCAAACAGACCGATTTATCTCCAGAGGAAACGTAA